The following coding sequences are from one Carassius auratus strain Wakin chromosome 47, ASM336829v1, whole genome shotgun sequence window:
- the LOC113064906 gene encoding complement factor D-like codes for MMTIISLLLLASLLPHLTFTAHVNVGIVNGREAKPHSRPYMVSIQSNGIHVCGGSLISDQWVLTAAHCWDRNETLTVVVGAHDLRESKKSDHIGVKSYIQHPSYSGSFHFNDIMLLKLKEKVNINNNYVKSISLPKNGEDVEANTLCSVAGWGQLKIKGQKSHRLMEANVYIMNESECHERWGNMFSQTQMMCAYGHGGSCRYDSGGPLVCGDTAIGVTSFGDSLLCNSPVKPNVYIKISLYIPWINEKIKM; via the exons ATGATGACCAtcatctctctgctcctgctggcctctctgctgccacacctgaccttcactg CTCATGTGAATGTGGGTATAGTGAATGGCAGGGAAGCAAAACCCCACTCCAGACCTTACATGGTTTCTATTCAATCGAATGGGATACATGTCTGTGGTGGATCCCTCATTTCTGATCAATGGGTCTTGACTGCTGCACATTGCTGGGACAG AAATGAGACTCTGACAGTTGTGGTTGGTGCTCATGACTTAAGGGAAAGTAAGAAGTCAGATCATATTGGAGTGAAGTCCTACATCCAACATCCAAGCTATAGTGGTTCTTTTCATTTCAATGACATCATGCTTTTGAAG TTAAAGGAAAAAGTCAACATTAACAACAACTATGTTAAATCGATTTCATTACCAAAGAACGGAGAAGATGTTGAGGCAAACACTCTCTGTAGTGTTGCGGGCTGGGGACAACTGAAGATTAAAGGCCAAAAGAGCCATCGTCTAATGGAGGCAAATGTGTATATAATGAATGAAAGTGAATGTCACGAGAGGTGGGGAAATATGTTCTCACAAACACAGATGATGTGCGCATATGGCCATGGTGGATCCTGCCGT TATGATTCTGGGGGTCCTTTGGTTTGTGGAGACACTGCAATTGGTGTCACATCTTTTGGAGATAGTTTACTCTGCAATTCACCTGTGAAACCTAATGTGTATATTAAGATTTCACTATATATTCCATGGATAAacgaaaaaattaaaatgtga